The Culex pipiens pallens isolate TS chromosome 2, TS_CPP_V2, whole genome shotgun sequence DNA window ttttcaatatttcgtcaccgccatattggccaccatcttaaatctatttttttttaattttagagtttaggggtcatacttaaactcgacaatcaaaaattagaattagaaaaaatatttttttcatgattcgattatccgaagtttcgattatccgaagtgaaatttttccggggccttcggataatcgagtctggactgtatatataTTCGCTAATATTTTAAATAGCGCTCTGTACGTAGGCTTTATTTGACGCAAAGCGCTAATTAAAATGTTAGCGTCGATATAatcaacacaacaaaaaaacgcaatgatcaatatgggtcattctccgccaactcacacagcagattCCCCGACCTCtgcttgaaactttgtcctatgggggtaatttggtccctgatcacgaattcgtggtccatttttcgaaaacacgtgacggaggggcggtacgaccccttacatttcttacattcaaaaaaataggGGGTTTTCTATCATTTAAAATCCAGGGCTGTGACGATTTGgaattttggtgtcaaagggaaatttattcaaataagaCACCCGATTTGACGGCGTActcgaaattccgaaaaaaacgtatttttcatcgaaaaaaaatactaaaaatagtttcaaaccCTGTTCCATTATTCGTTACTTACCTGTTAGAAAAAATATTGGGACATATCCTTTTATGGaataatttaatgtactttttgaatcttaatgaaaaaaaaatccagctttaaatttcgtgtttttgttaaaataacccttcaattattttttagagtgtaacaatgttctacaaagttgtagaaatgAATaaccataaaaataattttaaattagtcaaaatttgagatattttaaattaagttttatgCCTGAATTCTTGGGCCTATTTAAAAATGCAGATGAATAATGGTTAAAAGAGCAAATCAAGGATTTAATAAAAACATCTGgctaatattcaataaattttctaaagctcaaagaaaagaaaataaagatttaTCCAATTGAATAATCACAAATATTAGAGGGATGTACAAAGTCTCTGATTGGTGAAACTTAAGGTTAAATATATatctatatacagcaattccccacgaaaacagcatgattcgaaaaaaaagttctccgatcgggctcaaaatttttctgggggtccttggccgaaataattagacccgtattttttttttggccattagggtgacctacgccgtgttagggtggtccgaaaaatggttattttcgtcaattttcgcaaaaatcacttttttcaaaaaatcatatctccgcgccatttcatccgattttagctgtcctagacgcaaaagaaaggtgattagtttggctatttgggaaaaatagtaagaagtttcaaaaatctagcttaacatttgaaaaggtcgtatgaaaacttaaaatgctgttttaaaggtctcgggaccaaagagcttatgtctgaaaatatgtttatcggattcctcggaaaatttcacataacatatcaaaaaatggtgaagttatgttttcgatactctgagatacgattttttgaaaataaaaactggatttttcgacgcgccacgcgcaaaaatggaaaaatgacgaaaaaggggaaaaattgacttttttcactaaaactgcgataactttaaaatttcagcgatgacctatacatgttagggtaccaaaatttttgtaattaaaagacgcaacttttggtaccataacatgtataggtcatcgctaaaattttaaagttatcgtagttttagtgaaaaaagtcgatttttccttgatttcgtcattttcccatttttgcgcgtggcgcgttgaaaaaccagtttttattttcaaaaaatcgtatctcagagtatcggaaacataacttcaccattttttgatatgttatgtgaaattttccgaggaatccgataaaaatattttcagacataggctctttggtcccgagaccttcaaaacagcattttatgttttcatatgaccttttcaaatgttaagctagattttcaaaacttcttactatttttctcaaatagccaaactaatcacctttattttgcgtctaggacagctaaaatcggatgaaatggcgcggagatatgattttttgaaaaaagtgatttttgcgaaaatcgacgaaaatagccatttttcggaccaccctaacacggcgtaggtcaccctaatggccaaacaaaaaaaatacgggtctaattatttcggccaaggatcccccagaaaaattttgagcccgatcggagagcttttttttcgaatcatgctgttttcgtggggaattgctgtatatatagaaattattactttttaataaatttgccTTCAAGATTTACTATTCAAGAATAAGCACTAAATAAGacattcatttgaaaaataactcaaattaaaaaacagTGTATTTTATAACAAAGGATAACATTTTATAAGGCTAGTAAGcatttatttggacattttttgtATCCTTAAAGCTCCGAAAGGTATCATTCCcggtcggccatttggcggccatgttcattttagaaaaacattcaaagctTCATTCAGAATAAGAgcttccaatttcccgtcccgggaaaaaaattcccgggatttcccgaaaaaaaatatttccagtttaaatttcccgggaattttcgaaattcaagcggaagtggcaccaatattttgataatatatcaaggtttaattcagataatatttattttgaagcaatcaaaactatgaatagatcttgcttatttGTTGGCGTCAAAAATAATGCTCTTTTGgattgaaaataaactattttattttttgataacctttctaacaaaaaaaattgttttatcattcgaaaaaaatattattagatATTAGCCTGCAAACCATGTTACAAAAACTATACCATAACTTAAaccataaacaaatatttaaaaaacaacttcataTCATATGAAAGGTGCCCAAAGAAAAgccaacaaaattaaaaactcgCTACAAATTAATGATAGATATTCTGATATAtatctggaatattttttttatatttcaaatcatacttttttgtttgaatttcacaataaaataaaattatcaatgCAGTTATTTGTAATAATTGAAACAAGTTTAATCTTCAATCTCATAATAGTTCAAAACTTTGTTTATCAAACATTcaaagaaatttcaaataaatccaTTACAATGCAATTTCCGGTTTCAACCTGGTGGCCATTCAAATTATGAACCAACAACTTTTTTtgtactgaaaattcaaaaagaaaacataaatatttttaacaaatatataaaaaatcccaACTGTCAAACCCACCGCGCCAATCTCAAATCCAATACCTGGAAGAATATTCTCCTGGACATAAACGGCTGACCATCTTTCACGGCATGGAACTTGCGCGCGACGAAATGTAGCGATCATTTACTAGTGATACCGCGTCTAGTACTAGCAACCTCCTTCTATGTTACAGTATGCCGAACCAGGCTCCTCACACGGGGCTCGTCCCTTTTCTTTCGGTTTGTTTTTTCTCCTAGCAAAGATTACACTGATTGGCgattttgctgaaaagtttactaattcaggtatttttttgtttaatttttatgttagataaaaaaatgtaaaaaaagttcgcgaatcagaaagtttagaaaattatgtttcattattaaaaattgcTAACCAGTGTAATGATGTCTCATGATGGAACCGGCTTTTACTACTCCAAAGAGATCATGTATCAGGCTGCCGCGGCCGcgtcatagggggatggcgtcgctatttttagaccacattttccactttttctcatcgaaaccgactactttatcgacttcattttgctgggcgagataggacgccgtctatttttagacgatgactcagcacttttacactcttgcgcttaaaaaaaccaggtggcagcacgatgtaacgccacgtccctatgagcGATGTGAACAGCCCGTAAGCATTGATTGTTCCTTTTTACCCCCACCTCTTGCCACCGGGAATCTCGCGCGCGCTGGTCATCTGGGGGGGACCGGTTCAACGGACGAGTTACGTCCTGCGGGCCTTGTGCCTTGTGGGGGCCGATGTATTACAACATTTAAACCTGTACGCTGTGCTGTTGGAAATATTTTGTACCTTCGATACACGACTGGATTCAAATGAGTCTCGGGAACAAAAGCGGCAAAACTAGATCAGGTCCTACACGATGCGACCTATAAAAAATACGTTAAATATTTCACATTTCTTACGGTCCGGTTTCGTGTACCAGGATGAATAAGGAAGTTCTCCTCCCATGGCGATGTCAATCTTCTCACCATCGGTGACGCGATTCTGGTTCTGCATGCTACTCTGCTTAATTTTTTGGGTATAAATAGTGGGGCGAGTTCTGGGTGGAAATCAGAATTCTTCGGAGATTCAAAGCAATATCATCAATTCCACAGAACCAATCATGAAGGTAATTTGCAGGTTTGTTCTTCTAAGAACCATCAGTTAATCTCAACTCTCTCATTCCAGTGCATCGCAGCTGTAGTCATGATGGCTCTTGCCGTCGTTGCCGAGGCCGGACTTGCCCCCGTGTTCTACGGTGCCGCTGCCGTGGCCTACCCCGGCCACACGACCGTCGTCCAGGGTAACCAAGCCGACCCGAAGCAGATCACGGAGCTGCCCGCGATAACCTACTCCGCCCCGGCCCTTACCTACTCCTATCCGGCTCTGCAGCCAGCGTACTACCCATACGCCGGTCTTCCGCTGACCTATGCCGCCCCACTGCCAGCTATTGCTGCCCCGGCCGTTGTGTACCAGAAGGAGGCTCGCTACCTGGCCGCCAACCGTGGTGCCGTCCACGAAGCGCCCTTGGCCGGACATACCGTGTCCCAGCAGTCGCTGAATCTGGAACCGGCGGCGGAGTCCAACTGAAGTGTTTGAACGGCAATGGAACTTGTGATATAATTGAAAAGGAAATAAATGATTCGGTGCAGCAACAGGtttagaactttttattttcaaatatcattgAATATACCATCAGTTTTAATCATCAATTGTTGTTCCATATTTCAATCCAACCCCGTTTACAGCCAGTACTTGTTGTATCCATAACCGCCATAGTTCCACGCGCCGTTATCGACGACCTTGGTCACAACCGGCGCCGCCTGATATCCCCAGGTCTTGCCGTACACAGGCCAGCTTCCGTAGGTTCCCGGGTAGCCGGCATAACCTCCCAGCACGGCGGACTTTCCGTACAGACCTCCGTAGGCTGGCCAAACCGAGCTGGAGACGGCCGGAACGGCTGCCGAGTAGGACACCACGCTTGGGAGGTAGGATCCGTTGACTGCGACGGCCAGAGCCAGAGCCAGAACAGCGATGATGAACTTCATGTTGATGACGGTTGGTTTACAATGCTTCTGATTGTATTGAAGTGAGAACGTTTTGCGAACTGATGGTTTAACGAGTCGATTCCGAACTTTATATATTGTTCGATGAGCTTGTGAAAGGAGCCTTCCGAAATAGTTGTACAAATTAGATTTCTGGATCGTTCGGCTCACCGTCACGCTTCGTAAAACATTTGATACTAACGTGTTTTACTTTCGAAAAGTTACTCATGCATAAAAATATCCTTTTTCTAATTGAAGTTTTgaacaagtttgaaatttgatttgaaaattctcctACGTGACTGTGGACATGATTACCAAAGAACCACAACTATAAAATCGCTGATATTCTTCACTAATCATCAGTTTGCAAAACATCCTCACTTCAACAAAATCTGAAGCATTGTAAACCAACCGTCTTCACCATGAAGTTCATCATCGCTGTTCTGGCTCTGGCCGTTGCTGTCAACGGATCCTACCTTCCACGCGTGGTGTCCTACTCTGCGGCTGTTCCGGCCGTCTCCAGCTCGGTTTGGCCAGCCTACGGAGGTCTGTACGGAAAGTCCGCTGTGCTGGGAGGTTATGCCGGCTACCCAGGAACCTACGGAAGCTGGCCAGTGTACGGAAAGACCTGGGGATATCAGGCGGCGCCGGTTGTGACCAAGGTCGTCGACAATGGAGCGTGGAACTATGGCGGTTATGGATACAACAAGTACTGGCTGTAAACTGGATTGGATTGAGATTTGGAATATAAAATGTTGAAGCATTCGTATCGATTTTGTTACTTTTAAGCCCTACATTTGATAGCTTATCTCCACATGGCTCTTCCAGAGCGTTCGCTGCAATATATCTGCAGGTCCCCAGTCGTTAGCCGTTAGGCTTTTCCGAACTCTCTGCAAGCAAAACCGTTACATTCAACCTCAATCAGCTAATTCATTTACAAACCTCTGTGATCGTCCCTCTGGTCCGAGCCAGCTCGTAGATAGCATATCCCGGAATACAAATCATCGAAGCGAAACAGCTAGCCCAGCCTAGAATGATCGCCCACCTTGGGTATCGCACACCATTGTAGGTCACTTCCGTGTTGTAGACAATagttgtaaaaaatataaacgtCAGAACCAACGGAGTGACAATTTTCCACGACACAACCCAGTATCGCTCGATCGATCTGCCGATCATGAACTCGATGTCGCGAACATAGTTTCGTACGCCGTAAATCCAAGAAACGGCCACCACCTCTACGATGCACACCAAAATCACCGAGATCGCGGCCGAATACCAATCCATCAGTTGCAGCAAATACATTCCGCCCTGCGTGAAATAGAAGtcagaattttttaaacgcagaaaattttagaaaattacatGTGTCGTGCAGGAGATCGAAAGTAAAAACATGGCAAAACACGTTCCTAGTGTAATCCAACGTTTGTGAGTCCTCAACCTCGGGTATACATCGAGAACCGAACTGATGATGGCTTCAATTTGCACGAactgaaaaatgaaattcatcAAACCAAGCANNNNNNNNNNNNNNNNNNNNNNNNNNNNNNNNNNNNNNNNNNNNNNNNNNNNNNNNNNNNNNNNNNNNNNNNNNNNNNNNNNNNNNNNNNNNNNNNNNNNcagtaaaagtaaagtaagtatgGACAGCTGAATTTCTGATTCGGTTATTCGGAGTGATTTTTTCTGAGGAATTCGGATAATTAATATGGACTGTATGTGTTTGAAagagaaaaattaaatatttttaattcagtagatgtttcaaaatttcaattaagaTAAATACCTGTCAATCGGATTTTGTATTGcctagaaatgttttttttcctttttaacctgttaaaatttaagattttaatg harbors:
- the LOC128093100 gene encoding sodium- and chloride-dependent glycine transporter 2-like, with amino-acid sequence MNFIFQFVQIEAIISSVLDVYPRLRTHKRWITLGTCFAMFLLSISCTTHGGMYLLQLMDWYSAAISVILVCIVEVVAVSWIYGVRNYVRDIEFMIGRSIERYWVVSWKIVTPLVLTFIFFTTIVYNTEVTYNGVRYPRWAIILGWASCFASMICIPGYAIYELARTRGTITERVRKSLTANDWGPADILQRTLWKSHVEISYQM
- the LOC120429919 gene encoding adult cuticle protein 1-like; amino-acid sequence: MKCIAAVVMMALAVVAEAGLAPVFYGAAAVAYPGHTTVVQGNQADPKQITELPAITYSAPALTYSYPALQPAYYPYAGLPLTYAAPLPAIAAPAVVYQKEARYLAANRGAVHEAPLAGHTVSQQSLNLEPAAESN
- the LOC120429920 gene encoding uncharacterized protein LOC120429920, with the protein product MKFIIAVLALALAVAVNGSYLPSVVSYSAAVPAVSSSVWPAYGGLYGKSAVLGGYAGYPGTYGSWPVYGKTWGYQAAPVVTKVVDNGAWNYGGYGYNKYWL
- the LOC120429921 gene encoding uncharacterized protein LOC120429921, whose protein sequence is MKFIIAVLALAVAVNGSYLPRVVSYSAAVPAVSSSVWPAYGGLYGKSAVLGGYAGYPGTYGSWPVYGKTWGYQAAPVVTKVVDNGAWNYGGYGYNKYWL